The Desertifilum tharense IPPAS B-1220 nucleotide sequence AAGCATCCCCCAAGGCGCGACAGCCCATCACCCGTTCGCGTTCTTGCTCGCTTTTGAGCATCCGCCGTAAGGTATTGGTGGCTTCTGCGACCTGGTGAGTGGAACCGCGACGCAACATCAACGCCGCCGCCGCCCCCCGCACCACTGGATCGACTTGCGGTTGCAGATAGGGGCGCAATTGGCGAATGTCCGGTTCGGGTTCGGTTAACCAAATATAGCGCAGGGCGATCGCCAACACTTCCGGCGCGAGAGACTGCTCGGTTAACAAGCGAATCTGCGGCAAATCTTCCGGCTTGGGATGGTCGAGCAACACCTCTAAACTTTGGCGTTGCAACGCCGGACTCAACGTCGGCAGCAGCGGCACCAGCACATCATTAACATTTTTGGGATCGATTTGGTGCAACAACTCAATACAAGCCCGTTTATCGTCCTCTCGACCCGGTTTCTCTAGCGTTTCGGCGACCGCCTGCTTAAACTTCCGCAAGTCCACATCCGAAATGCTCAGGCGTCCGCGTTCGGCGCTGGTGACAAGCAAGTCCACATAGCCCTGGCGCAGATAGTAAATCGCCAGCAACCAAGCTAGCGCTAATAAAACTCCCTCAATTAAGAAAATTTGGTCGAGCAAGTCCTCCAGATTAGCCCAGCGACACACCCAAATGGTTGTCAACAGCGCTAAACCCGCTCCCCCAATCGAAATCGGCTCTGCAATCCCGCGAATGGACTGCACGCGGTTGCGGATATTGTCGGGAATCGGTTGAAATAAACCCGGCCCTACTCCTAAGACAAAGGTATAGCGCAGGAGTTCGTCGAGGAATTTAAGTGCAATTAAACCTTTAAAGGGTTCAACAATCTGCGTGAGGGAAAATAAGCCTAAAATCCCCACCAGTCCCGGTAAGAGGGAGGCGGCCGTAAAAATGCCAATCCGCTCAATCACCCGCGAGGAGACAAACCATTGCGTGGAAACTTCAAAGATCCCCAAAATCCCATTAAACAGCCCCAAAAATCCAGCAATTTGTTCGCTACTGAGTCGCGTTTCAAGCTGACCGAAAAACTGAAATTCAATGACTTGTAAGAGGGCTTGGGCAATCACAAAGAAAGCAATGAGCGGAAAAATATATTGCTTTAGCGGCCCGGCGAAGCGGCGGTTGGTATAGTCGGGGTGCGTCTCCTCGGACAGGCGCTGCGGTGCATCGGGAAAGGATTGTTCGTAGTTCTGACACAGATAAAATAGAATACCGGCTCCCAATGCCATCATGATGCTAGCAAACACGATCGCGTTCCTGAGACCGACAACCGCTAGGAGCAGCGGTAGGGAAAATCCGCTGATAATATCGGCAACCAGTACCCCGCTACTAATCAGGGGATACGTCCGTTTAATTTCTCGGATGGTAAACAGTTGATTGGCGGCGATGGTGGTGTTGAGTTCGTTGAGGACGTAAATGGCTTCTACCCACAGTCTCAACAGGAAGACAATCGCCATCGCTAGCAGGGGAATTTCTAAGCCAAAGCGTAACAGAAATAAGGGAACTGCCAGTAAGAGGGCAATTCCCACAATGACTCGTCTTAGGGGTAAGATGCGTTGCAGCCAAGAGTATAAAAATCCCAGGCATGAGCCAATGACTGCACTCGCGACATAGATCCAAGGCAGAGCGTTTGCCCCGTACTCTTCAAGGAACAGAGCCACAGTGCAAGCTTCTGCCCAGGTTAAACCGATGCAGGTGACGGTGTAGAAAGCCAACATCAATAGGGTGCGTTCGCTTTCTTCGGGACGGAGATTAACCCATTGCAATAATCCCCGTACCCACTTGCTTAAACTCCGCCCCTGATGATTCAGTTCCATAGTTGAGCGTTTTGAAGTTGGAGTGTCGAGTTTTGACTTTACAGCGATATTGTTACTCAACACCCATCGTTCATCACTACTTTTTCGGGGAGAGTAACATCATCATATTACGGCCTTCTTTCTTCGGTGCCTGCTGAACTTCGGCAACCTCCTGCAAATCGTTGGCCATGCGTTTGAGCAAATCTTCTGCTAAATCGGTATGCTGGATCTCGCGACCGCGAAAGGTAATCGTGGCTTTGACTTTATCTCCTGATTTGAGGAAGCGTTGAGCTTGGTTCACGCGCACGTTGTAATCATGATCTTCGATTTTGTAGCGCATTTTGACTTCCTTAACGTCAGCCGTATGCTGCTTTTTCTTGGCTTCTCTGGCTTTTTTCTCTTGTTCAAACTTGTACTTGCCGTAGTCCATGATCCGACAAACGGGTGGATCGGCTTTGTCGCTGACTAAAACGAGATCTAGTTCTTTTTGCTCGGCAATTTGCAAGGCTTCTTTAGGGGTAATGACGCCGAGTTGAGCGCCATCAGTATCAATGACTCGAATTTTGGGGAAACGAATGCGCTCGTTGATTTGAGGTAAGTCGCGAGTTTTTTTCTTTTCGATCACAGGCATTGGATAATTCTATGTTGAGAAACAGTGGATGGTGGAAATCCCTCTCATTTCGCTTTTTACTGCGCTAGACTGCAAACTGGAATACTGTTCCCAAGCAAAAGATAAGAGGGGCGATCGCAGTCTGCGTATTCTGACATTGTACTGAGTCTCCCTGACTTTGGTGTAGGAGCTTTAATTTATTTTCGCAATCCTTCACCCGATGAACTCAGAACAGGAAAACTCCCTAAGCCACTTGCCGGGAGCTTCCCTCGATAAAAAAACGATTTTCTTATCCTGGCGGCCTTAGCCAACACTCACTTGGGAAGTGTCAACGGCGGTTGCTCCATTGACCCCGCGAGCGACTGTCACCATCTTGGTC carries:
- a CDS encoding HEAT repeat domain-containing protein, which produces MELNHQGRSLSKWVRGLLQWVNLRPEESERTLLMLAFYTVTCIGLTWAEACTVALFLEEYGANALPWIYVASAVIGSCLGFLYSWLQRILPLRRVIVGIALLLAVPLFLLRFGLEIPLLAMAIVFLLRLWVEAIYVLNELNTTIAANQLFTIREIKRTYPLISSGVLVADIISGFSLPLLLAVVGLRNAIVFASIMMALGAGILFYLCQNYEQSFPDAPQRLSEETHPDYTNRRFAGPLKQYIFPLIAFFVIAQALLQVIEFQFFGQLETRLSSEQIAGFLGLFNGILGIFEVSTQWFVSSRVIERIGIFTAASLLPGLVGILGLFSLTQIVEPFKGLIALKFLDELLRYTFVLGVGPGLFQPIPDNIRNRVQSIRGIAEPISIGGAGLALLTTIWVCRWANLEDLLDQIFLIEGVLLALAWLLAIYYLRQGYVDLLVTSAERGRLSISDVDLRKFKQAVAETLEKPGREDDKRACIELLHQIDPKNVNDVLVPLLPTLSPALQRQSLEVLLDHPKPEDLPQIRLLTEQSLAPEVLAIALRYIWLTEPEPDIRQLRPYLQPQVDPVVRGAAAALMLRRGSTHQVAEATNTLRRMLKSEQERERVMGCRALGDALRMQALRVYIQDLLQDESLRVRCALLEAIAATKLEEYYPSLLRGLTYPSTREAAMRALVRLEDDAIPLLLKLAEDIHKPDLVRMYAWSAIGQIGTPEALDRLCNRIYGSWGRTRLNILQVLLKVPDEKGIERVQDRLGRSGIECLVDQELMFIGQIYSALIDLRAEKVPGREGDLLRRSLLNLQEDAVERSFALMKFLYPINSIQAAAFNLQSSSLANVARGLEILDNTLDLPSKRTLLLILDRCGDDEKLAALSNFVTYEPLMPSDRLRYLLELRHFLSDWPLACCFHLARVARWGLTAEQTLACLRHPTGFVREAVLAYLKIASPRSLVDLLPLLKNDPDRLVVAQVQEMMEEFGIAASTPVKPNVSIDGASDFTGLAGFGSF
- the infC gene encoding translation initiation factor IF-3 — translated: MPVIEKKKTRDLPQINERIRFPKIRVIDTDGAQLGVITPKEALQIAEQKELDLVLVSDKADPPVCRIMDYGKYKFEQEKKAREAKKKQHTADVKEVKMRYKIEDHDYNVRVNQAQRFLKSGDKVKATITFRGREIQHTDLAEDLLKRMANDLQEVAEVQQAPKKEGRNMMMLLSPKK